One part of the Sciurus carolinensis chromosome 6, mSciCar1.2, whole genome shotgun sequence genome encodes these proteins:
- the Vdac1 gene encoding voltage-dependent anion-selective channel protein 1: MAVPPTYADLGKSARDVFTKGYGFGLIKLDLKTKSENGLEFTSSGSANTETTKVTGSLETKYRWTEYGLTFTEKWNTDNTLGTEITVEDQLARGLKLTFDSSFSPNTGKKNAKIKTGYKREHINLGCDVDFDIAGPSIRGALVLGYEGWLAGYQMNFETAKSRVTQSNFAVGYKTDEFQLHTNVNDGTEFGGSIYQKVNKKLETAVNLAWTAGNSNTRFGIAAKYQIDPDACFSAKVNNSSLIGLGYTQTLKPGIKLTLSALLDGKNVNAGGHKLGLGLEFQA, translated from the exons ATGGCTGTGCCTCCCACATATGCTGATCTTGGCAAATCTGCCAGGGATGTCTTCACCAAGGGCTATG gcTTTGGCTTAATAAAACTcgatttgaaaacaaaatctgagAATGGATTG GAATTTACGAGCTCAGGCTCAGCCAACACAGAGACCACCAAAGTGACAGGCAGCCTGGAAACCAAGTACAGGTGGACTGAATACGGCCTGACGTTTACAGAGAAGTGGAACACGGACAACACACTAGGCACTGAGATCACTGTGGAAGATCAG cTTGCACGTGGACTGAAGCTGACCTTCGATTCATCCTTCTCACCTAACACTGG gaaaaaaaatgctaaaatcaaGACAGGGTACAAGCGGGAGCACATCAACCTGGGCTGCGATGTGGACTTTGACATTGCTGGGCCTTCAATCCGGGGTGCTCTGGTGCTGGGTTATGAGGGCTGGCTGGCTGGTTACCAGATGAATTTTGAGACTGCAAAGTCCCGAGTGACCCAGAGCAACTTTGCAGTTGGCTACAAGACTGACGAATTCCAGCTTCACACCAATGT GAACGATGGGACAGAGTTTGGTGGCTCCATTTATCAGAAGGTGAACAAGAAATTGGAGACTGCTGTCAATCTTGCCTGGACAGCAGGAAATAGTAACACTCGCTTTGGAATAGCAGCCAAGTATCAAATTGACCCTGATGCCTGCTTCTCG GCCAAAGTGAACAACTCCAGTCTGATTGGTTTAGGATACACTCAGACCCTAAAGCCAG GTATCAAACTGACACTGTCAGCTCTGCTGGATGGCAAGAATGTCAATGCTGGTGGCCACAAGCTTGGTCTAGGACTGGAATTTCAAGCATAA